Below is a window of Mycolicibacterium rhodesiae NBB3 DNA.
ACCAAGGCGGCGGTGCTGTGCCTGACCGAAAGCCTCTACACGCACCTGGAGATGACGGGCACCCGGGTGCGGGCGCACGTGCTCTTTCCCGGCGGCTTCTTGAACACCGGCATCTGGGAGTCGTGGCGGCACCGACCGACCCAGTACGCCGCGACGCAGGAACGCCACACCCCAGATACGACGCTGGAAAAGGTCGTCGACCGCTTCGAATCTGCCGGCGTGCACATCGAATTCACGCCGCTGGAGACGGTCGCCGACCAGGTAATCGACGGAATCCGGGCGGACAACTTCTGGATGATGGGTCCTCCCGCACCGTCCGATCAGGTCGTCAGCAAGAAGGCGGCATCGATCCTGGCTCGAGGCGAGCCCGACTACTTGGTCGACGTGCTCGGTAAGTCCGCCGAGAACACTTCGGAAAGCGAAGGGGGAAAGCGCCGATGAGCGCTTGCGCGAAGAGGAGAAAATGCCGATGAGCGCTTGCGCGAAGAGGAGGAAATGCCGATGAGCGCTTGGGCGAAGAGGAGAAAATGTTGAGCACCAACACAGTTCGGTACGGTCCCCGCCCACCCGAGGCCCGGGTCGACCACGAGATCGACGCCACCAAGGCGCCGATTGCCACCGAAGCGGTCTCCGTCACCTACCTCACCGACCCGGAGATCGTCGCGGCCGTCCTGCCCAAGCCGCTGCAGCCGGCTGCCGAACCGCTCGTGCGCATCTCGCTTCAGCGAGTCCAGATCGAAGGCAGGCCGCCGTTCGGGTCGGCGGTGTTCTCGGTGACTGCGAGGCACGGCGATCTGGCCGGTGACTATCCGCTCTTCATGCCCCAATCCACCGAACAGTCGGTCACCGGCGGCCGTGAAACCTTCGGAGAGCCAAAGAAACTGGCCGATATCGCCGTCGATCGCGACGGAGACAGCGTGACGGCTTCCGTTGCTCGGCTGGGATACCCGCTCATCGCCGTGAGCGGCCGCATCACCGGGCCTGCCGAGTTGCCTCCCGATCAGGTGAACACCGAGTTCTACTTCAAGTTCCTGCGCGCACCCGACGGCGGCGGCATCACCGACCCACACCTGGTCTACGGCGAATACCACCGGCACTACGAGCTGCTCGAGAACATCGATGGCACCG
It encodes the following:
- a CDS encoding acetoacetate decarboxylase family protein, whose translation is MSTNTVRYGPRPPEARVDHEIDATKAPIATEAVSVTYLTDPEIVAAVLPKPLQPAAEPLVRISLQRVQIEGRPPFGSAVFSVTARHGDLAGDYPLFMPQSTEQSVTGGRETFGEPKKLADIAVDRDGDSVTASVARLGYPLIAVSGRITGPAELPPDQVNTEFYFKFLRAPDGGGITDPHLVYGEYHRHYELLENIDGTVELGESPLDPVADIVVREVRSITWCRRRTVQVGRIAERVPQEWLLPYVHQRYDDVALLAAPRPEPTTV